In Brevibacillus brevis NBRC 100599, a single genomic region encodes these proteins:
- a CDS encoding alpha/beta hydrolase: MRMIEKNSYSPHNCVEWTLQSSHGRDYRIMIAIPEAEAPPEGYAVIYAVDGDAMFGTIAETVKLQTRKPKGYNPAIVVGIGYPSRLPFDMDRRCYDLTMSVDAATLPDRPNGQPWPEHGGADLFLDFLEQQLLPAISSEWQVNPNKQAIFGHSLGGHFTLYTMFSRPKLFSHVVSGSPSVWWGNDEVLREQERFIAEWKGDHELRLLVIVGGDELTFMVEGAQRVVERMEPLATNGVQVSYIKFEDEGHVSVLPSAINRLVRFVLAD, encoded by the coding sequence ATGAGAATGATAGAGAAAAACAGCTACTCCCCTCATAATTGTGTGGAGTGGACACTGCAATCAAGCCATGGTCGTGACTATCGGATTATGATTGCGATTCCGGAAGCTGAGGCCCCCCCTGAGGGGTATGCCGTTATTTATGCCGTGGATGGCGATGCGATGTTCGGAACGATTGCCGAGACAGTGAAGTTGCAAACCCGCAAGCCCAAGGGCTACAACCCAGCCATTGTTGTAGGAATCGGCTATCCCTCACGACTACCATTTGACATGGACCGCCGTTGTTACGATCTGACCATGTCTGTGGACGCAGCTACACTTCCTGACCGACCGAATGGGCAGCCTTGGCCCGAGCATGGTGGAGCTGATTTGTTCCTCGATTTCCTTGAACAGCAGCTGCTGCCAGCTATTTCTTCCGAATGGCAGGTAAATCCGAATAAACAGGCGATTTTCGGCCACTCCTTGGGCGGTCATTTCACCCTGTATACGATGTTCTCGCGCCCGAAGCTTTTCTCACACGTCGTTTCAGGCAGCCCTTCCGTCTGGTGGGGCAATGACGAGGTATTGAGAGAGCAGGAACGCTTCATCGCCGAATGGAAAGGCGATCATGAACTAAGGCTGCTTGTCATTGTTGGCGGCGATGAGCTCACCTTCATGGTCGAGGGTGCACAACGGGTCGTCGAGCGCATGGAACCACTCGCTACCAACGGTGTTCAAGTGAGCTACATCAAATTCGAAGATGAGGGCCACGTAAGCGTGCTGCCTTCCGCTATTAATAGACTTGTGCGGTTTGTGCTTGCGGATTAG
- a CDS encoding DUF2621 domain-containing protein produces the protein MGEMSTGFSLFIVGWTIVLVSLMAIGGYFMFRKFLKSMPKQDGKSDLDWQDHYIDQTRALWTDEGLTLLNELVDPVPQLFRDVARRSIAAKIGQIALEEKATTITTDLIVKGYIVATPKRDHKWLIAHLKSKEIDYTPYEKYLNAEG, from the coding sequence ATGGGTGAAATGTCTACAGGGTTTTCCCTGTTTATCGTTGGCTGGACCATCGTTCTTGTAAGTCTGATGGCGATTGGCGGGTATTTCATGTTCCGCAAATTTCTCAAGTCCATGCCCAAGCAAGACGGAAAATCCGACTTGGATTGGCAGGACCATTACATTGATCAGACACGGGCGCTCTGGACAGATGAGGGTTTGACCTTGCTCAATGAACTGGTTGATCCTGTGCCACAATTGTTTCGTGATGTTGCAAGACGATCCATCGCAGCGAAAATCGGCCAGATCGCGCTGGAAGAGAAAGCAACCACCATTACAACAGATTTGATTGTAAAGGGGTACATCGTAGCAACTCCCAAGCGTGACCACAAATGGCTCATCGCCCACCTGAAATCCAAAGAAATCGATTATACGCCCTATGAGAAATATTTGAATGCCGAGGGATAA
- a CDS encoding sulfurtransferase gives MQALVTPQWLKDHLNDENLVIVDCRFALSASEAGAEEYKNDHIPGALYFHLNRDLSGSKSEHGGRHPLPDTDLLAAHFSNAGIDANTTVIAYDDQEMAMAGRLWWLLRYLGHDRVAVLDGGYAAWKKAGYEVTAEVPTVQARQFVPHVRHDMLVDMEGVKKRSEHTVLLDSRAPERYRGENEPIDAKAGHIPGAHNFFYKDNLGADQTMLPTDELQKRLAPYADKELIVYCGSGVTACSNLLAFHAAGRTNVKLYLGSWSDWSSYPDNPVATGEE, from the coding sequence ATGCAAGCACTTGTCACACCTCAATGGCTCAAGGATCATCTGAACGATGAAAATTTGGTGATCGTCGATTGTCGTTTTGCTTTAAGTGCTTCTGAAGCAGGTGCAGAGGAATACAAGAACGATCACATCCCGGGAGCCCTCTACTTTCATCTAAACCGTGACCTTTCTGGCTCCAAAAGCGAGCATGGTGGACGTCATCCTCTACCAGATACGGATCTGCTGGCTGCCCATTTTTCAAATGCGGGAATCGATGCCAACACCACTGTCATCGCCTACGATGATCAGGAAATGGCAATGGCAGGACGGCTATGGTGGCTGCTGCGATATCTTGGTCATGATCGGGTAGCTGTACTTGACGGCGGATACGCTGCTTGGAAAAAGGCTGGCTATGAGGTAACAGCAGAAGTACCTACTGTACAAGCTCGTCAGTTCGTCCCCCATGTCCGTCACGACATGCTGGTTGACATGGAAGGTGTCAAAAAGCGCAGCGAGCACACTGTATTGCTCGATTCTCGTGCGCCAGAACGCTACCGCGGCGAGAACGAACCGATCGACGCAAAAGCAGGTCACATCCCCGGGGCGCACAATTTCTTTTACAAGGACAACCTCGGCGCTGATCAGACGATGCTTCCGACAGACGAGCTGCAAAAGCGTCTCGCTCCTTACGCTGATAAAGAATTGATCGTCTATTGCGGTTCAGGCGTGACGGCTTGCTCTAATTTGCTCGCTTTCCACGCTGCTGGTCGAACCAATGTGAAATTGTATTTGGGCAGTTGGAGTGACTGGAGCTCGTATCCGGATAATCCGGTAGCTACCGGCGAAGAGTAA
- a CDS encoding VOC family protein translates to MLHHLEVYVSNLARSKDFWGWLLEGELGYTRYQEWASGVSWKQNGTYLVFVQAEVRFLDIPYHRCRVGLNHLAFYARDREHVEKLREEAARRGISLLYQERHPHAGGEGHYALFFEDPDRIKVEIVAP, encoded by the coding sequence TTGCTGCATCATCTGGAAGTGTATGTGTCCAATCTGGCGCGCTCCAAAGATTTTTGGGGTTGGTTGCTGGAGGGTGAGCTGGGTTATACGCGGTATCAGGAATGGGCCAGCGGGGTAAGTTGGAAACAGAATGGCACCTATCTGGTATTCGTCCAGGCAGAAGTGCGATTCCTCGACATTCCGTATCATCGTTGTCGAGTCGGTTTGAATCATCTGGCATTTTACGCACGGGATCGAGAACATGTGGAAAAGCTACGGGAGGAAGCTGCTCGTCGCGGTATCTCCTTACTTTATCAGGAGCGGCATCCCCATGCTGGAGGAGAGGGACATTATGCTTTGTTTTTCGAGGACCCAGATAGAATAAAGGTCGAGATCGTGGCTCCCTAA
- a CDS encoding tetratricopeptide repeat protein, whose amino-acid sequence MSEFVTFTNEFGQTIDMSREDYQKKIIPQNLDKYWDEKDKLRDFAMELVKGQFHEQAAVAADRLLELYGPIESALIFRAVVHMQAREFESAKKILTDCLERFPSSGTACTNLAKIFAFEGDEPKAFETLHTGLHKDPNQENGLNMFVESFMQRGKKDELKGQLEALASKEGAWRPQLQLARIALTEEDLLNAMKWYTVAIEGAKDRFEVVMTVTGELGQAGYVYQLIQICEKFWTPHFPYPYAGFNYANALLATDQMEKAIDILRNMQEHLPDNYKPMIDHFLNRVPGALEVEAATKQKVVESQMDDPMTKKSKWKFWK is encoded by the coding sequence ATGTCTGAATTTGTGACGTTTACCAATGAGTTTGGTCAAACCATCGATATGTCCCGAGAGGATTACCAGAAAAAAATAATTCCGCAAAATCTGGATAAGTACTGGGATGAAAAAGATAAGCTTCGCGATTTTGCGATGGAGTTGGTGAAGGGTCAATTTCACGAGCAAGCGGCCGTTGCTGCCGACAGGCTTCTCGAATTATACGGGCCAATTGAGTCTGCTCTCATTTTCCGTGCAGTCGTTCATATGCAGGCGAGAGAGTTTGAAAGCGCTAAAAAAATCCTGACAGATTGTCTGGAACGATTCCCGTCATCGGGTACAGCTTGCACCAATTTGGCAAAAATCTTCGCGTTTGAGGGAGATGAGCCAAAAGCGTTCGAGACCCTACATACAGGTTTGCACAAAGACCCGAATCAAGAAAATGGCTTGAACATGTTTGTCGAGAGCTTCATGCAAAGAGGGAAAAAGGATGAGCTGAAAGGGCAACTGGAGGCGCTGGCAAGTAAAGAAGGCGCTTGGAGACCACAGCTTCAACTGGCTCGTATTGCCTTGACGGAGGAGGACCTCCTGAATGCGATGAAGTGGTACACGGTAGCGATTGAAGGAGCGAAGGACCGCTTTGAGGTCGTGATGACTGTGACTGGAGAATTGGGACAAGCAGGATATGTCTATCAATTGATTCAGATTTGTGAAAAGTTCTGGACGCCGCACTTCCCGTATCCGTATGCGGGCTTCAACTATGCCAACGCTCTGCTGGCGACCGATCAAATGGAAAAGGCAATTGACATCCTTCGAAACATGCAAGAGCATTTGCCAGATAACTACAAGCCAATGATCGACCACTTCCTGAATCGAGTACCTGGAGCACTCGAAGTGGAAGCAGCGACCAAACAGAAAGTCGTCGAGAGCCAAATGGACGATCCGATGACGAAAAAGAGCAAGTGGAAGTTTTGGAAGTAA
- a CDS encoding helix-turn-helix domain-containing protein, which produces MKHNEEYEPSRQMSLSEVRSYMICNFDRPLNVTTLAAMANLSPSYFGDSFKKAYGQSVMDYVTSLRINHAKRLLRETDMKLRDIAKTIGYSDEFYFSRKFKKEVGVSPSAYERASQRKVAVYSPTLLGHLVVLGIIPVAAPLDAKWTPYYYQQYQQQIAVHLKAIETPWNDDNQEITLLSAKPDVVISHIELPETNSQRLSAHGIDVFTLQSSGWREQLREVASYTGKEAACDSWIAFYEAKAATVRADLQSVLKQDKFAIIRLYRDGIHLYNNKGMKELLCDDLQLSLVEQETEPCNRPITLEQLASYDPERILLFVCLDESTRLSWLSLQHHPLWRGLRAVQHGYLYSLPSNPWYEYSPVAMNRMLDEIVLMITGKSPNAIQGVVHGAPFLGEL; this is translated from the coding sequence ATGAAGCATAACGAAGAATACGAGCCTAGTCGCCAAATGTCACTCAGCGAGGTTCGCTCATACATGATCTGTAACTTCGATCGCCCGTTAAACGTAACTACGTTGGCAGCGATGGCGAACTTGAGTCCGAGCTATTTTGGCGATTCGTTCAAGAAGGCTTACGGACAAAGTGTCATGGACTATGTGACGAGTCTGCGTATCAATCATGCCAAGCGATTGTTACGCGAGACAGATATGAAGCTGCGGGATATTGCGAAAACAATCGGGTATAGCGATGAGTTTTACTTTAGTCGGAAGTTCAAGAAGGAAGTGGGTGTATCCCCTTCCGCGTATGAAAGAGCATCCCAGCGCAAAGTTGCCGTCTACTCCCCTACCCTGCTGGGACATCTAGTCGTACTAGGGATAATCCCAGTCGCTGCTCCCCTGGATGCGAAGTGGACCCCCTATTACTATCAGCAGTATCAGCAACAGATCGCGGTTCATTTAAAAGCAATCGAAACACCGTGGAACGATGACAATCAGGAAATCACGCTTCTTTCTGCCAAGCCGGATGTTGTCATTAGCCACATAGAGCTTCCCGAGACTAACAGTCAACGCTTGTCCGCACATGGCATAGACGTCTTCACTCTCCAATCTTCTGGCTGGAGAGAGCAATTACGTGAAGTTGCCAGCTACACGGGCAAAGAAGCAGCTTGTGACTCCTGGATCGCTTTTTATGAAGCAAAAGCGGCTACCGTTCGCGCAGATCTGCAATCCGTGCTCAAGCAAGATAAATTTGCGATCATTCGACTCTATCGGGATGGCATCCATCTCTACAACAACAAGGGAATGAAGGAGCTTTTGTGCGATGATTTGCAGCTTTCTCTTGTGGAACAGGAAACGGAACCTTGCAATCGGCCAATCACGCTCGAACAGCTCGCAAGCTATGACCCGGAGCGAATCCTGTTGTTCGTTTGTCTGGATGAGTCGACACGCCTAAGCTGGCTGAGTCTCCAGCATCATCCGCTTTGGAGAGGACTTCGCGCTGTTCAACATGGCTATCTCTACTCCTTGCCCTCCAACCCGTGGTACGAGTATTCACCGGTTGCCATGAACCGAATGCTGGATGAGATCGTGCTGATGATAACGGGGAAAAGTCCAAATGCCATTCAAGGTGTTGTCCATGGAGCCCCTTTCTTGGGTGAATTATAA
- a CDS encoding DUF502 domain-containing protein, with protein MKRFIRYFFEGLLFVIPLAVTLYILYWIFTSVDNWFYLLVHRWFNLQIPGLGVLLTILGITIIGFLASNVLTRGVLSLVSTIFEKVPFIKLIYTSIKDLIGAFVGEKKSFDKPVLVTLSKDGNAKAIGFITKESLDSFGLTDHVAVYLPQSYNFAGNLLLFPSDQVQLLDTESSEVMAFLVSGGVSGGQQNVTKKSSDA; from the coding sequence ATGAAGCGTTTCATTCGCTATTTTTTTGAGGGGTTATTGTTTGTCATTCCTTTGGCAGTGACGCTTTATATTTTGTATTGGATTTTCACGAGCGTGGACAACTGGTTCTATCTGCTGGTCCATAGGTGGTTTAATCTCCAAATTCCAGGACTGGGTGTCCTCTTGACCATACTTGGCATCACGATTATCGGTTTCCTTGCATCCAACGTTCTGACACGCGGAGTGCTTTCGCTCGTATCCACCATCTTCGAGAAAGTGCCGTTTATCAAACTCATTTATACGTCAATCAAGGATTTGATCGGAGCGTTTGTAGGGGAGAAGAAGAGTTTTGACAAGCCGGTGCTCGTGACGCTATCCAAGGATGGAAATGCAAAGGCCATTGGGTTTATTACAAAGGAAAGCCTCGATTCTTTCGGTCTCACAGACCACGTAGCAGTTTATCTGCCGCAGTCGTACAATTTTGCAGGAAATCTCCTGTTGTTTCCGAGTGATCAGGTACAGCTTCTAGATACGGAAAGCTCAGAAGTCATGGCATTTCTGGTATCAGGTGGGGTATCCGGAGGGCAGCAAAACGTAACTAAAAAAAGTAGCGATGCTTAA
- a CDS encoding ABC transporter permease, whose translation MQPKEIESVHRRYLQLEKRMSFSVFATQLFLFLVFLGLWELLARTNTINALIFSYPTKIWAQFWLQLQDGSLLPHVGLTVWETIIGFLLGTILGTVMATIIWWSPFLSRVLEPYLVIANSMPKVALGPVFIVGFGPGLLSVIAMGCAISVIITTINVYTSFKEVNQNYVKVVQTLGGSKRQIFTLVILPATIPTLLATLKVNVGLSWVGVIVGEFLVSQQGLGYLIIYGFQVFNFTLVMMSLAIIAVIATLMYQGVAYIERRLTSQFK comes from the coding sequence ATGCAGCCAAAGGAAATTGAATCCGTCCACCGCCGCTACTTGCAGCTAGAAAAGCGAATGAGCTTTTCCGTCTTTGCCACACAACTGTTCCTCTTTCTCGTATTTCTCGGCTTATGGGAGCTATTGGCTCGAACCAATACCATTAATGCGCTCATCTTCAGCTATCCCACCAAAATTTGGGCTCAATTTTGGTTGCAGCTGCAAGATGGCAGTCTTCTCCCGCATGTCGGCTTAACCGTATGGGAAACGATTATCGGCTTTCTCTTAGGAACCATTCTAGGAACCGTCATGGCTACGATCATATGGTGGTCCCCTTTTCTCTCCCGCGTACTAGAGCCTTACCTGGTAATAGCCAATAGTATGCCAAAGGTAGCGCTCGGTCCGGTTTTCATCGTCGGCTTTGGTCCAGGATTGCTCTCTGTCATAGCCATGGGATGCGCGATCTCGGTTATTATCACCACGATCAACGTCTACACCAGCTTCAAGGAAGTCAATCAAAATTACGTCAAAGTCGTGCAAACACTCGGAGGGAGCAAACGGCAAATCTTCACGCTCGTCATTTTGCCCGCTACCATCCCAACCCTTCTCGCAACACTGAAAGTGAATGTCGGCCTTTCGTGGGTAGGTGTTATCGTCGGAGAGTTTCTCGTATCCCAGCAAGGCTTGGGGTATTTGATCATATACGGCTTCCAAGTGTTTAATTTCACCCTGGTCATGATGAGCTTAGCCATTATCGCGGTCATCGCTACGCTGATGTATCAAGGCGTAGCCTATATAGAGCGGCGGCTCACCAGCCAGTTCAAATAG
- a CDS encoding ABC transporter substrate-binding protein — MTKKTSLALMLTTTMLVAGLAAGCGNHANSEAVAQKVDSSTTGNVAGSTKSSSDQPAYPRVLKDEMGNEVTLPAAPAKIFAPNLEDTLVALGVAPVVQWSSGSRPKMYLQDQLKDVPSIAFTGGLPPEPEAVMAHEPDLILLHNANHIESGVYDKYKMIAPTYVFKQANADLDSSVRVIGDLLGKSAEAEKALQTYKEHVEAAKKELAPHIQGKKAAIIRFNGRGMFFIKYDFFSGYVLNNELGFLPSQVVSGGDIHLSLESLPDLDADYIFLINDAGTGDAFEKELTESPVWKSMQAVKNGRTFKVEGDHWLSGGLIAHRKVIDDVKGLIAK; from the coding sequence ATGACAAAGAAAACTAGCCTTGCGCTGATGCTGACCACGACGATGCTCGTTGCGGGACTGGCAGCAGGCTGCGGGAACCATGCAAACAGTGAGGCAGTAGCGCAGAAGGTCGATTCGTCCACGACTGGGAATGTCGCAGGATCGACAAAGAGCTCTTCTGATCAGCCTGCCTACCCGCGGGTACTAAAAGATGAAATGGGTAACGAGGTGACATTACCTGCCGCACCTGCCAAAATATTCGCTCCCAATCTGGAAGATACTTTGGTCGCACTGGGCGTTGCTCCGGTCGTGCAGTGGTCATCTGGCTCAAGACCGAAAATGTATTTGCAAGATCAACTAAAAGATGTGCCGTCCATTGCCTTCACAGGCGGATTGCCTCCAGAGCCGGAAGCGGTTATGGCCCATGAACCAGACCTCATCCTCTTGCACAATGCCAACCATATCGAGAGCGGCGTGTACGATAAATATAAGATGATTGCGCCGACGTATGTATTCAAGCAAGCAAATGCTGATCTGGATTCTTCCGTACGAGTGATTGGCGATCTGTTAGGCAAGTCGGCGGAAGCTGAAAAAGCTTTGCAGACATATAAGGAGCATGTCGAGGCAGCCAAAAAGGAGCTGGCCCCTCATATCCAAGGCAAAAAAGCAGCGATCATTCGCTTCAATGGCAGAGGGATGTTCTTCATCAAGTACGATTTCTTCAGTGGATATGTACTTAACAATGAACTAGGCTTTTTGCCGAGCCAGGTTGTATCGGGCGGTGACATCCATTTATCACTAGAGAGCTTACCCGATCTGGATGCGGATTATATTTTCCTGATCAACGACGCTGGTACGGGGGATGCGTTCGAGAAAGAATTAACAGAGAGTCCTGTTTGGAAAAGCATGCAGGCAGTGAAGAACGGTCGTACGTTTAAAGTAGAGGGAGATCACTGGTTAAGTGGCGGCCTGATCGCTCATAGGAAAGTCATTGACGATGTGAAAGGATTGATTGCAAAATGA